A single genomic interval of Spirosoma taeanense harbors:
- a CDS encoding FGGY-family carbohydrate kinase — protein sequence MPTPVIAIFDIGKTNKKLFLFNERYEIIWEKAEQFAEIPDEDGDPCEDLKRLTHWVESSMSEVLDLPDFTVRAVNFSTYGASLVYLDAECHPIGCLYNYLKPYPDAVRRQFYQTYGDEATMALQTASPNLDSLNSGLMLYRIKYDKPRLYWRIWYALHLPQYLSFLFTRQVLSDVTSIGCHTMLWDFEKNQYHDWVRAEKLDNLFAPVLPSDSFLKAIIMDRPLYVGVGLHDSSAALIPYLASFQEPFVLISTGTWCVSMNPFNSQPLTPEELQYDCLNYMHYKGQPVKASRLFAGYEHEQQTRRLAEHFHVAIDHYVGIDYNPVLIEQLREHSMPVNGHGEPTGSQMLSMRGSLFAERNLSAFATYEEAYHQLMLDIIAQQLISTNLVLADSSDGRTSVKRIFVDGGFGKNPIYMNLLATAFPDIEVFAASVAQASALGAALAIHHHWNPLPLPGNSIELKKYTAFQPQRRTTSLGSF from the coding sequence ATGCCAACTCCTGTAATCGCCATTTTCGACATTGGCAAGACGAATAAAAAGCTGTTTCTGTTTAATGAACGGTACGAGATAATCTGGGAAAAAGCAGAGCAGTTTGCCGAAATCCCCGATGAGGACGGCGACCCCTGCGAAGACCTGAAACGCTTGACACACTGGGTTGAATCGTCGATGTCCGAAGTCCTGGATTTGCCGGACTTCACGGTGCGGGCCGTGAACTTCTCTACTTATGGAGCCAGCCTGGTGTATCTGGATGCCGAGTGCCATCCAATCGGTTGTCTGTATAATTACCTCAAGCCGTATCCGGACGCCGTTCGCCGGCAGTTTTACCAGACGTATGGGGACGAAGCCACGATGGCGCTGCAAACGGCTTCGCCAAATCTGGACAGTTTGAACTCGGGCCTGATGCTCTACCGCATCAAGTACGACAAGCCCCGGTTATACTGGCGTATCTGGTATGCGCTGCATCTGCCGCAGTACCTGAGCTTTCTGTTTACGCGGCAGGTGCTGTCCGACGTAACCAGCATTGGCTGCCACACGATGCTGTGGGACTTTGAAAAAAATCAGTACCACGACTGGGTGCGGGCTGAAAAACTGGATAACCTGTTCGCGCCGGTTTTACCGTCCGACAGCTTCCTGAAAGCCATCATCATGGATCGGCCGCTATACGTTGGGGTTGGTTTGCACGACAGTTCGGCCGCGCTGATTCCGTATCTGGCTTCGTTTCAGGAACCCTTTGTGCTGATCTCGACCGGAACATGGTGCGTCAGCATGAACCCCTTCAACAGTCAGCCTTTAACGCCCGAAGAACTTCAGTACGACTGCCTGAATTACATGCACTACAAGGGCCAGCCCGTAAAGGCGTCGCGGTTGTTTGCGGGTTACGAGCATGAGCAGCAGACCCGGCGGCTGGCCGAGCATTTCCACGTTGCGATTGACCATTACGTCGGTATCGACTATAATCCGGTTCTGATTGAGCAACTACGGGAGCATTCGATGCCGGTCAACGGGCATGGCGAGCCAACCGGCTCTCAGATGCTTTCGATGCGGGGCTCCTTATTTGCAGAGCGTAACCTGTCGGCGTTTGCTACGTATGAGGAAGCCTATCACCAGCTGATGCTCGACATCATTGCCCAGCAGTTGATTTCGACGAATCTGGTACTGGCCGACTCGTCGGACGGCCGAACCTCCGTGAAGCGTATCTTTGTTGATGGGGGTTTTGGTAAAAACCCGATCTATATGAACCTGCTGGCAACGGCCTTCCCCGACATCGAAGTCTTTGCCGCTTCGGTGGCGCAGGCGTCAGCGCTGGGTGCTGCTCTGGCAATTCATCACCACTGGAACCCGCTGCCATTGCCGGGCAACAGCATTGAATTGAAAAAGTATACAGCTTTCCAGCCCCAACGGCGGACAACCTCGCTGGGAAGCTTTTAA
- a CDS encoding lactate utilization protein B yields the protein MNTQTLDHPELADRFNKDEARVDWHDQTLWWVRQKRDKAAHALPEWESLREAASQIKHNVLANLDEYLLQFEANAQRNGITVHWAADAEEHNRIVHQILTENGIPKMVKSKSMLTEECHLNEYLAEHGIEVIDSDLGERIVQLAGEPPSHIVLPCIHWKKEEIGVLFHKHLGTEEGCADPQILTGAARLHLRDTFLTRRAALTGVNFAVAETGEFVVCTNEGNADMGAHLADVHIASMGVEKIIPRREHLSVFLRLLTRSATGQPITTYSSHFAKPRPGQTMHLILVDNGRSIQLGREDFRNSLKCIRCGACMNTCPVYRRSGGHSYHSAVAGPIGAILAPNLDMAKNADLPFASTLCGSCSNVCPVKIDIHQQLYKWRQVLVQEGHVTAAKTVSMQGMTTVLSRPGLFHLAGSVGRRLMKWFPSLVNNRLNPWYKQRDMPAPPSESFSEWYAKNRKPS from the coding sequence ATGAACACCCAAACGCTCGATCACCCCGAATTAGCCGACCGCTTCAACAAGGACGAAGCCCGCGTCGACTGGCATGACCAGACGTTGTGGTGGGTTCGTCAGAAACGCGATAAAGCCGCCCATGCCCTGCCCGAATGGGAATCCCTGCGCGAAGCGGCTTCGCAGATCAAGCATAACGTCCTGGCTAATCTGGACGAATACCTGCTGCAGTTTGAAGCCAATGCGCAGCGTAACGGCATTACCGTTCACTGGGCGGCCGATGCAGAGGAACATAACCGGATTGTTCACCAGATTCTGACCGAGAACGGGATTCCGAAAATGGTGAAGAGCAAGTCCATGCTGACGGAAGAATGTCACCTGAACGAATACCTGGCCGAACACGGCATTGAGGTAATTGACTCGGATCTGGGTGAGCGAATTGTGCAGCTGGCGGGCGAGCCACCCAGCCATATTGTGCTGCCCTGCATCCACTGGAAAAAAGAAGAAATTGGCGTCTTGTTTCATAAGCACCTGGGTACGGAAGAAGGCTGCGCTGATCCTCAGATCCTGACCGGAGCCGCTCGTCTGCACCTGCGCGATACCTTCCTGACGCGCCGGGCCGCCCTGACGGGGGTTAACTTTGCCGTGGCCGAAACAGGTGAGTTCGTTGTTTGCACCAACGAAGGAAACGCCGATATGGGTGCGCACCTGGCCGATGTTCATATCGCCAGTATGGGGGTCGAGAAAATCATTCCCCGGCGGGAACACCTGAGCGTATTTCTGCGGCTTCTGACGCGCAGCGCAACCGGACAGCCCATTACCACCTATTCAAGTCATTTTGCGAAGCCCCGTCCGGGACAGACCATGCACCTTATTCTGGTCGATAACGGGCGCTCGATTCAGCTTGGTCGCGAAGATTTCCGCAACTCGCTCAAATGCATTCGCTGTGGAGCCTGTATGAACACGTGCCCGGTTTACCGGCGTAGCGGAGGCCATAGTTACCATTCGGCCGTTGCCGGGCCCATCGGGGCCATTCTGGCCCCCAACCTGGACATGGCCAAAAACGCCGATCTGCCGTTTGCCTCTACGCTCTGCGGGTCGTGCTCCAACGTTTGTCCGGTAAAAATTGACATTCACCAGCAGCTCTACAAGTGGCGGCAGGTGCTGGTGCAGGAAGGTCACGTAACAGCAGCCAAGACCGTAAGCATGCAGGGAATGACGACCGTACTGTCGCGGCCGGGGCTGTTTCACCTGGCCGGGTCTGTCGGACGGCGGCTGATGAAATGGTTTCCCAGCCTGGTGAACAACCGCCTGAACCCCTGGTACAAGCAGCGGGACATGCCTGCCCCGCCCAGCGAATCGTTCAGCGAGTGGTACGCAAAAAACCGGAAACCGTCATGA
- a CDS encoding LutC/YkgG family protein has translation MSSREKMLAAIARNKPNADLYPLPVLPLPHSFVDQGVERFCQVLQGIGGEVMRVTDMDAIRQYVETHYDHTHRIVTTLPELASVAELQWPNTPPHELANVELALLRGHFGVAENGSIWVTESLLEHRAAPYICQQLALIIRKADIVPTMHEAYARIGNETYGYGTFIAGPSKTADIEQSLVLGAHGPKGMIAFILD, from the coding sequence ATGAGCAGCCGAGAGAAAATGCTGGCCGCCATTGCCCGCAACAAACCCAACGCGGACCTGTATCCGCTACCCGTTCTGCCCCTGCCGCATTCGTTTGTCGATCAGGGCGTAGAGCGGTTCTGTCAGGTTCTGCAGGGGATTGGTGGCGAGGTGATGCGCGTAACCGATATGGACGCGATTCGCCAGTACGTTGAAACGCATTACGACCATACCCACCGGATCGTAACCACCCTGCCCGAACTGGCGTCGGTTGCCGAGCTGCAATGGCCCAATACCCCTCCGCACGAGCTGGCTAATGTCGAGCTGGCGTTGTTACGGGGGCATTTCGGCGTAGCGGAAAACGGGTCGATCTGGGTTACGGAATCTCTGCTGGAACACCGGGCTGCGCCCTATATCTGTCAGCAACTGGCGCTCATTATCCGCAAAGCCGACATAGTACCGACCATGCACGAAGCGTATGCCCGCATCGGCAACGAAACCTATGGGTACGGTACGTTCATTGCAGGGCCGTCGAAAACGGCTGATATTGAGCAGTCGCTGGTTCTGGGTGCGCATGGTCCCAAAGGCATGATCGCTTTCATTCTCGATTGA
- a CDS encoding bifunctional aldolase/short-chain dehydrogenase, whose product MNNTQTFNYVSYLWDETKAAELAGKDPQESEVNLFIYRSNLLGADLRLTNYAGGNTSVKVMETNPLTGEPVEVMWVKGSGGDIGTLTKKGCANLYVDRLHALKNRYRGLQFEDEMVELFNHCLFDPKCAAPSIDTPLHGLLPFKHIDHLHPDALIAIAASRDGEAIMREIWGDQMAWLPWQRPGFDLGLKLEETVRQNPNLRGVILGGHGLFTWGDTSYESYINTLEVIEQASAYLHEHFGKKRPVFGGAKRQNTDADTRKQQAAELMPTLRGLASAQRRMIGHFTDDERVLEFVNSNDLDRLARLGTSCPDHFLRTKIRPLVLDTEQLAANAKDYLDKAFADYRADYAAYYERSKHANSPAIRDPNPVVILYPGVGMFTFAKDKQTARVAAEFYTNAINVMKGAEAVSDYVGLPEQEAFDIEYWLLEEAKLQRMPKPKPLSGKIALVTGSAGGIGKAIAKAFLAEGAVVVINDNDADRLASARDEFQQQYGKDAYTAVLLDVTSADAIQKAYQAAAVAFGGVDIVVNCAGLSISKPLEDHTEKDWDLLYDVLVKGQFLVTQQAVEVMRKQKLGGDVINIVSKNALVSGPNNAGYGSAKAAQLHLSRLNAAELGKDHIRVNVVNPDAVISDSKIWAGAWAEGRAKAYGVAVEELPAYYAKRTLLNEIILPEDIANACLALVNGLLSKSTGNVLNVDGGVAMAFVR is encoded by the coding sequence ATGAACAACACACAAACGTTCAACTACGTCAGCTATCTCTGGGATGAAACCAAAGCCGCCGAACTGGCGGGTAAGGACCCGCAGGAGAGTGAGGTTAATCTGTTTATATATCGTTCCAACCTGCTTGGGGCCGATCTGCGCCTGACTAACTATGCGGGTGGTAATACGTCGGTGAAAGTAATGGAAACCAACCCGCTGACCGGCGAACCCGTTGAAGTGATGTGGGTGAAAGGTTCCGGGGGCGACATCGGTACACTGACCAAGAAAGGCTGTGCGAATCTATACGTTGACCGGCTGCATGCATTAAAAAACCGCTACCGGGGTCTCCAGTTCGAGGATGAGATGGTGGAGCTATTTAACCACTGTTTGTTTGATCCAAAGTGTGCGGCCCCGTCCATCGATACACCGCTGCATGGTCTGCTGCCGTTCAAACACATTGACCATCTTCACCCCGATGCCCTGATTGCCATTGCCGCGAGCCGCGATGGAGAGGCCATCATGCGCGAAATCTGGGGTGATCAGATGGCCTGGCTGCCCTGGCAGCGTCCGGGTTTCGATCTGGGACTGAAGCTGGAAGAAACCGTTCGGCAGAATCCCAATCTGCGGGGCGTCATTCTCGGCGGTCATGGTCTGTTTACGTGGGGCGATACGTCCTATGAATCGTATATCAATACGCTCGAAGTGATCGAGCAGGCTTCTGCCTATCTGCACGAACACTTTGGCAAAAAGCGGCCGGTGTTTGGTGGGGCTAAGCGCCAGAACACCGACGCCGACACGCGCAAACAGCAGGCCGCTGAACTTATGCCCACTCTGCGCGGACTGGCGTCAGCCCAGCGCCGAATGATCGGTCACTTTACCGACGATGAACGGGTGCTGGAATTCGTTAACTCGAACGACCTCGACCGGCTGGCCCGCCTGGGAACGAGTTGCCCCGACCACTTCCTGCGCACCAAAATTCGGCCGCTGGTACTGGATACGGAGCAACTGGCTGCTAATGCCAAAGACTATCTGGACAAAGCCTTTGCCGATTACCGCGCGGATTACGCGGCCTACTATGAGCGGAGCAAACACGCCAACAGCCCCGCCATACGTGACCCGAACCCGGTGGTGATTCTGTATCCGGGTGTGGGTATGTTCACCTTCGCCAAGGACAAGCAGACCGCCCGCGTAGCCGCCGAGTTCTACACCAACGCCATCAACGTCATGAAAGGCGCCGAGGCTGTTTCGGACTATGTTGGCCTGCCCGAGCAGGAAGCGTTTGACATTGAGTACTGGCTGCTGGAAGAAGCCAAGCTCCAGCGCATGCCCAAGCCCAAACCCCTCTCGGGCAAGATCGCCCTGGTCACCGGCAGCGCCGGGGGCATCGGCAAGGCCATCGCCAAGGCGTTCCTGGCCGAAGGGGCCGTGGTCGTCATCAATGACAACGACGCCGACCGGCTGGCCTCGGCCCGCGACGAATTTCAGCAGCAGTACGGTAAGGATGCGTATACGGCCGTGCTGCTCGACGTAACCAGCGCCGACGCGATTCAGAAAGCCTACCAGGCGGCTGCGGTGGCCTTTGGCGGAGTTGACATCGTCGTCAACTGCGCGGGGCTGTCCATCTCCAAGCCCCTGGAAGACCATACCGAGAAAGACTGGGACCTGCTCTATGACGTGCTGGTCAAAGGCCAGTTCCTGGTTACCCAGCAGGCTGTCGAAGTAATGCGGAAGCAGAAACTGGGCGGGGATGTGATCAACATCGTCAGCAAGAACGCTCTGGTGTCAGGCCCCAACAACGCCGGCTACGGCTCGGCCAAAGCCGCTCAGCTGCACCTGAGCCGGCTGAATGCCGCCGAGCTGGGCAAGGACCACATCCGGGTCAACGTAGTCAACCCCGATGCGGTCATCTCCGACTCGAAGATCTGGGCCGGAGCCTGGGCTGAGGGGCGGGCCAAAGCCTACGGCGTAGCGGTCGAGGAGCTGCCGGCCTATTACGCCAAGCGGACGCTGCTGAACGAGATCATCCTGCCCGAGGACATTGCCAACGCGTGTCTGGCGCTGGTGAACGGTCTGTTGAGCAAGTCGACGGGCAACGTGCTCAACGTGGATGGGGGCGTAGCCATGGCCTTTGTTCGCTAA
- a CDS encoding TIM barrel protein, with product MQLETHHIADHNQSRAEAHQRKLSYWTNEVAKAEPIIQKLIDFQIAIPSWALGTGGTRFGRFPGGGEPRSLEEKIADVGLLHALNQASGAISLHIPWDIPSDAQAIQQLAAQHGLRFDAVNSNTFQDQPDQAASYKFGSLQHTDPAVRRQAIEHNIEVIRHGVALGSDALTVWLSDGSCFPGQLNFRKAFDRTLESLEEIYAALPDNWKMFVEYKAFEPNFYSMTVGDWGSSLLYASKLGPKAFTLVDLGHHLPNANIEQIVAILLHEGKLGGFHFNDSKYGDDDLTAGSIKPYQLFLIFNELVDGMDARGLDHARDLGWMIDASHNVKDPLEDLLQSVEAIQLAYAQALLVDRVALEEAREANDVVRAQELLQDAFRTDVRPLVAEARRRAGGALQPLALFRQLNVRGQLIGERGAKTVATGL from the coding sequence ATGCAACTCGAAACCCATCACATCGCCGATCATAACCAAAGCAGGGCGGAGGCTCACCAGCGTAAGCTATCCTACTGGACCAATGAGGTTGCCAAAGCGGAGCCAATTATCCAGAAGCTCATCGACTTTCAGATTGCTATTCCAAGCTGGGCGCTTGGCACAGGCGGCACCCGATTTGGCCGTTTTCCCGGCGGGGGCGAGCCTCGTTCGCTGGAAGAGAAAATCGCTGATGTCGGTCTGCTGCATGCGCTGAACCAGGCCAGTGGCGCTATTTCCTTGCACATTCCGTGGGATATTCCGTCCGACGCCCAGGCGATTCAGCAACTGGCCGCCCAGCATGGTTTACGCTTCGACGCTGTCAACTCCAATACGTTTCAGGATCAGCCCGACCAGGCCGCAAGCTATAAGTTCGGGTCGCTGCAGCATACCGATCCGGCTGTGCGTCGGCAGGCAATTGAACATAATATTGAGGTGATCCGGCATGGCGTAGCGCTGGGATCGGATGCCCTGACCGTCTGGCTATCCGATGGTTCGTGCTTCCCCGGTCAGCTGAACTTCCGTAAAGCCTTTGACCGGACGCTGGAGAGCCTGGAGGAAATCTATGCCGCCCTGCCCGACAACTGGAAGATGTTTGTCGAATACAAAGCCTTTGAGCCCAACTTCTATTCCATGACGGTTGGTGACTGGGGCAGCAGTCTGCTCTACGCCAGCAAGCTCGGGCCCAAAGCCTTTACGCTTGTCGATCTGGGCCATCACCTGCCCAACGCCAACATTGAACAGATTGTGGCGATTCTGCTGCACGAAGGCAAACTCGGCGGCTTTCACTTCAACGATTCGAAATACGGCGACGACGACCTGACGGCGGGCAGTATCAAGCCTTATCAGCTGTTCCTGATTTTCAACGAACTGGTCGATGGCATGGATGCGCGCGGTCTGGATCACGCCAGGGATCTCGGCTGGATGATCGACGCGAGTCACAACGTAAAAGACCCGCTGGAAGATCTGCTGCAGTCGGTTGAAGCGATTCAGCTGGCTTATGCGCAGGCTCTGCTGGTCGATCGGGTGGCGCTGGAGGAAGCGCGGGAGGCAAACGACGTAGTGCGGGCGCAGGAGTTATTGCAGGACGCTTTCCGGACGGACGTACGGCCACTGGTGGCCGAAGCGCGTCGGCGGGCGGGGGGGGCTTTGCAGCCGTTGGCCCTATTCCGGCAACTGAACGTACGTGGACAACTGATCGGCGAGCGCGGAGCTAAAACCGTCGCGACGGGCTTATAA
- a CDS encoding rhamnogalacturonan acetylesterase, with translation MKKILIFFSALVFLLGLAATQATRPTLYIIGDSTVRNGSGKGTDGLWGWGSLIPAYFDTTRLHIENHAIGGRSSRTFLSEGRWDKIMAVLKPGDYVLMQFGHNDAGAINDTIRARGSIKGTGDETEEIDNLLTKQHEIVHSYGWYLKKYINDTKQKGATPIVCSLVPRNVWKDGHVERSSGSYGKWAAESAASGNAFFIDLNEIIARKYEAGYNEARLKADFFPGDHTHTNYAGARFNAEAVMEGLGQLKGCSLNRYRRNPAR, from the coding sequence ATGAAAAAAATCCTTATCTTCTTTTCTGCTTTGGTTTTTCTGCTTGGATTAGCTGCTACACAGGCAACCCGTCCGACGCTGTACATCATTGGTGACTCAACCGTTCGGAATGGTTCCGGCAAAGGAACGGATGGGTTATGGGGGTGGGGGAGTCTGATTCCGGCCTATTTCGATACTACGCGTCTGCACATCGAAAACCACGCCATTGGTGGACGCAGCAGCCGCACATTCCTGAGCGAAGGCCGATGGGATAAAATTATGGCAGTTCTCAAGCCCGGCGATTACGTGCTGATGCAGTTCGGGCATAACGACGCCGGAGCCATCAATGACACCATTCGGGCCAGAGGGTCTATTAAAGGCACTGGCGACGAAACTGAGGAAATCGACAACCTGCTGACCAAACAGCACGAAATCGTGCATTCGTATGGCTGGTATCTGAAGAAGTACATCAACGATACCAAACAGAAAGGCGCTACGCCCATTGTCTGCTCGCTGGTGCCCCGAAACGTCTGGAAGGATGGCCACGTGGAACGTAGTTCCGGCAGCTACGGTAAGTGGGCCGCCGAGAGTGCCGCTTCAGGCAACGCCTTTTTTATTGATCTGAACGAGATCATCGCCCGTAAGTATGAAGCGGGCTACAATGAGGCCAGACTCAAAGCCGACTTCTTTCCCGGCGATCATACGCACACGAATTATGCAGGCGCCCGGTTTAATGCGGAAGCTGTCATGGAAGGACTTGGGCAACTGAAAGGCTGTTCCCTGAATCGGTACAGACGTAATCCCGCTCGCTAA
- a CDS encoding (Fe-S)-binding protein, with protein MKVGLFVPCYVDQFYPKVAIATLELLEKQGLTVGVPPRQTCCGQPMANSGFEHLTGGCNSLFIENFAQYDYVVSPSGSCVLHLKEHLHDPKHEAEAGHLRERIFELTEFLTDVLKLDTVSARFPYRVGLHQSCHGQRGLHLSQMSELVAPPFSKPVQLLSQVDGLELIDLDRPDECCGFGGTFCVLEEAVSAKMGKDRVSDHLRHGAEYITGADMSCLMHLEGLLHRQKSPVKVVHIAEILNSNIQ; from the coding sequence ATGAAAGTTGGCTTATTTGTTCCCTGTTACGTCGATCAGTTTTACCCGAAGGTCGCGATTGCCACGCTCGAACTGCTGGAAAAGCAGGGGCTGACCGTTGGGGTTCCCCCGCGCCAGACCTGTTGTGGCCAGCCCATGGCTAATTCCGGGTTTGAACACCTGACGGGCGGGTGCAATTCTTTATTCATTGAAAACTTTGCCCAGTACGATTACGTTGTATCGCCATCGGGGAGCTGCGTGCTTCATCTGAAAGAGCATCTGCACGATCCGAAACACGAAGCCGAAGCGGGTCACCTGCGAGAGCGAATCTTCGAGCTGACCGAGTTCCTGACCGACGTGCTGAAGCTGGATACCGTCAGCGCCCGTTTTCCTTATCGGGTTGGGCTGCACCAGAGTTGCCACGGGCAACGCGGGCTGCACCTCTCGCAGATGAGCGAGCTGGTCGCGCCACCGTTTTCAAAACCCGTTCAGTTGTTAAGTCAGGTCGATGGTCTGGAACTGATTGATCTCGACCGGCCCGACGAGTGCTGCGGCTTCGGCGGTACGTTCTGCGTGCTGGAAGAAGCCGTCTCGGCCAAGATGGGAAAAGACCGCGTGAGCGACCATCTGCGTCACGGAGCTGAGTACATCACCGGGGCCGATATGTCGTGTCTGATGCATCTGGAAGGGCTGCTGCACCGGCAGAAGAGTCCAGTGAAAGTGGTTCATATTGCCGAAATTCTGAACAGCAACATCCAATGA
- a CDS encoding glycoside hydrolase family 88/105 protein: MKKVYAPLLTPLAWLVLTGQISFAQNLSSKANDSTTPLHLLQPDYPVPYGQPRIADVTKVLNRVYDYLDSTTPAQLIDRQTGQSVTNLTTFNPNAIIKPGDYRLTSYEWGVTYAGMLLASEATGDPRYADYTNKRLAFLVSLTPYFRAQVTADPQANTPLRAMLAPHALDDAGAMAAAMIKATRSGVTRSGATPTGRNQVNFRPQIDTYLNYIMKKEHRLVDGTLARNRPQPNTLWLDDLFMSVPALAQMGKLTGDQTYYNEAVKQVLQFSKRMFNKEKGLYMHGWVEGMSVHPEFHWARANGWAVMTAVELLDVLPENHTGRAAVLDQLRAHVRGLAACQSGSGFWHQLLDRNDSYLETSATAIYVYALARAINRGWIDPLAYAPMTLLGWNAVSTKVTDKGQVEGTCVGTGMGFDPAFYYYRPINVYAAHSYGPVLLAGAEVINLLKNKAFEINDSSLQLTQKR, encoded by the coding sequence ATGAAAAAAGTCTATGCCCCCCTGCTGACTCCTCTTGCCTGGCTCGTTCTTACCGGTCAAATCAGCTTTGCCCAGAACCTCTCATCCAAGGCCAACGATTCGACGACTCCACTGCATTTGCTGCAACCCGACTATCCGGTTCCCTACGGTCAGCCCCGAATTGCTGATGTCACGAAGGTTCTGAACCGTGTCTATGATTATCTGGACAGCACAACGCCGGCTCAGCTGATTGACCGCCAGACCGGACAGTCAGTTACTAACCTCACTACGTTTAATCCAAACGCCATTATCAAACCAGGTGATTACCGCCTGACCAGTTATGAGTGGGGTGTGACGTATGCCGGGATGTTACTGGCCAGCGAAGCCACCGGCGATCCGCGCTATGCGGATTACACCAACAAACGCCTGGCTTTTCTGGTATCGCTGACTCCTTATTTCAGAGCACAGGTTACTGCTGATCCGCAGGCAAACACGCCCCTCCGGGCTATGCTGGCTCCCCATGCGCTGGATGACGCCGGCGCGATGGCCGCAGCCATGATTAAAGCGACCCGGTCCGGAGTGACCCGGTCCGGAGCGACCCCTACCGGAAGGAATCAGGTTAATTTTCGTCCGCAGATTGATACGTATCTGAATTACATCATGAAGAAAGAACATCGCCTGGTCGACGGTACGCTGGCCCGCAACCGGCCCCAGCCGAACACGCTCTGGCTCGATGATCTGTTCATGAGTGTTCCTGCCCTGGCGCAGATGGGCAAGCTGACCGGCGACCAGACCTATTATAACGAGGCCGTAAAGCAGGTCTTGCAGTTCTCAAAGCGGATGTTCAATAAAGAAAAAGGGCTGTATATGCACGGTTGGGTAGAGGGCATGAGCGTTCATCCCGAGTTCCACTGGGCGCGGGCCAACGGCTGGGCAGTGATGACGGCGGTTGAGCTGCTCGACGTTCTGCCCGAAAATCATACCGGTCGGGCGGCTGTACTCGACCAACTGCGGGCGCACGTCCGTGGGTTGGCGGCCTGTCAATCGGGTTCGGGTTTCTGGCATCAGCTGCTTGACCGGAACGACTCGTATCTGGAGACATCGGCAACGGCCATTTACGTTTATGCGCTGGCCCGGGCTATTAACCGCGGCTGGATTGACCCGCTCGCCTACGCGCCGATGACCCTGCTGGGTTGGAACGCCGTTTCGACCAAGGTAACCGACAAAGGACAGGTGGAAGGCACCTGCGTCGGGACGGGCATGGGCTTCGATCCCGCCTTTTATTACTACCGCCCGATTAATGTCTATGCCGCGCACAGCTACGGTCCGGTACTGTTAGCCGGGGCTGAGGTAATCAATCTGCTCAAAAATAAAGCGTTTGAAATCAATGACAGTTCGCTTCAACTGACCCAGAAGCGATAA